In Colletotrichum higginsianum IMI 349063 chromosome 1, whole genome shotgun sequence, the DNA window GATGTCTCTTCGACAGGTGCAGACGACTGGGAGGGGACGGGTTCGGTGGGAGTGGCATCAGTAGCAACAAAACCGGCAGGAATAGCCTCGGGAGGTAGGTCCCCAGAGAACACGATTTTGGGAGGACCAGCCGCCGCAGTGACAAACTGGACTTCCGCCCCAAGAAGTGTCTGTACCACAGGCAGCTGGACCAGCTTCTCAATCTGGAAAGGTTCGGATATGACAACAGCCTGAGCGGAATCGGTAATGATGATGGCAAAACTCTCGAAGGCTGTGATGGAGGCGCTCGGGGTCCAGTTCAGTCGGCCGATGTTGTTGACTTGCACTGCAGAGTACGTCAATTTCAAGATACCCAGATCTCGACGAAGGAGGAAGTGTTACCTCCTATCTTCTCGGCAACGACAGACAGGTCTGTTTTGCCATTGGGGACAAGGTCAATATTGATAGGCGCCTGCAGACCAGTCGTTTGCCACTCGATCTCGAACTTCTGGTTGGGCTGCAGAACATCTCCTCCTCTGGGCTTCGAGATTTGTGCTTCACAGAGCGCAGTGCCAAACAACAGCGCCAGGGACTTTGAGAATCGCATTCTATCCTGTCGTGGTTTGTTGAAAGAAGAAGTATGTTGAGTCGATGTACCAGTTCTTATTGAAGGCCACGTATCGAATTGAACTACAAATTAGAAGAGAAAAATTGCCAACTAGGGCTCGGGTATTAATTTCGAAAGAGTGTAACGAATGAGTTTGCTTGAAAAGAAGCTGACCTGCAGACTGGTAGAAGAGAATGTAAAAAAGATAGGAGTCTGAGAAAGGCCGCCAGTAAACAGAATCGAAGACGAACAATGCCAAAAGGGGAACAcgaagagaaggggaaaaacGCGATCTATTGAAAGAGAAGACGGAGGGAAGAGAAGTTAGGGGACCCGTCCGGATGGACGACGTTTTGACGACGGGGTAGTCTCTTGCGTGTAAGCCAACCCTTgacaagaggaggagggtgcTCCTCCATGACAGATATCCCCAGAGAGTCTTCCTAAGACCGAAAGAAAAGGCTGGGCAGGGGTGCAAGGAGCGTCTCATCGGCCGACACACGCTACGGCGACAGCATCACACATAAACCCCTGGTTCGTTCGATGGTGTGGGCAGGGAGGGCCGAGGCCACTGAACCACCCCGAAGCATAAGAAACATTTCCGTAAAGGACCTAGCCATTCGGGGCCGAGTTGGGTACTCAACGGAACTCGAAACGCCACAGCGAGGGGCGATGATGGTGGAGGTGAAGTACGTGGAGGATTCCGCAAGAGTGGCCAAGTTCGGGTTTCGCGACCACCTAGGGCTTGCTTCATCGGCTGCCGATATCCAGCTGGGCACCCTCTCGGCTAATAGCCTGGTATCGTGACACATTGTGCAAGAGGTCCAATCCAACATGGCAGCTTGATGTCGAGAGCTTGTTTGTCATCCTGCACAAAGCTCCTCGGAGCTTCGTCTCAGCAGAGTTGGATTTAAGCATGAGTTATAGCAAGGAAACGCCCGCAACTCCCGGGCAGCTCGGCGCGAAAGCGTCGTACAGTACCAGGCATCCTCTTTTCATCTGACCTTGTCGCGAAAGACGCCGGGAGAGCCCATCTTTCTGACTGTTGACGTTGACAGACGGGATGACAGGGGGGTGGAGAGTGTTGTAAAAAGCTGCAGCTGAGACGTCGTCCCTGGGGTTGATCAAACCCAAACCTCTCACCCGGAACCAAGTGTAGATGTGGGGCTATGTTAAGGCCGAATGGGCCAGAACCGGCAAATCGCTAACAGGCCGCACTGACCTTTATCCCCCCCATGCCAATGCAAACCGGCTGGTCTGGGATGAGCCGCCATGTATCACCATTTTCTCCGTGTTTGACCCTGTCACTTCAGGGCCCCATGCCTTCCTTCGTGGCGCTTGTACAGCTCTGAATGCGGTGACCTCGCGTTTTCCCTGCTGGCGCGCAGTTGACGCCGTAGAGTTGCGGTGGATTTGCTGATTGGTTGGTCGTGGGTGACCAACGCCTGACGAAGATGGTGCAGTTGTCTCGAGATGGGAAAGAATTGCACGGCTTCCAACAGCTGTTCCAATCTTCATTAAGTAGTCCCCGCATCGACCTACATCAGATAACAAAATTATCGGACATCATCAAGCACAGGTGAGCTTACTGAACGGGATCGGTGCTGTGTTCCAaggcttgggggggggggcttaACATCGTTTCATTCTGCAACCAACCGTGTGATACCGCACATACAGTTGCACCTATTAACGTAAACGCCATAACGCGATGGCAAACCGTGGACGTCGGCCACGTTAAGAAAGAGACCATCTCGCCTAAATATACAGTCCGTTGCCGTCCGAAGCTCATCTACCGATCTTGTCTAGGACAGTGATCCGATATACTCTACCTAGGCACCGCCTTCGGACTGGTTTCCTGGCGTGTCATTACTAGATACGCCGTGGAAAGCATCTCCAAAGGCAGAGTCCTCCATTTCCATGTTGATGTCCAAACCGTCTCCTATGGACGCCCCGTAGCTGGCCATCGCATCACCGGCCGAGTCGAGGTCGCCCAAAGAACTAAAGCCGCCGGGGGTTTGAGTCTCCGTTGGCGTTCCGGCAGCGGATGAGGCTTTGGCGGCCGGTTTGGGTTCGTCGCCCTCGGTCGTGCCGGTGCCGGGAGCAACAGCGGGATCGGGCGATGTTCCTCCCTTaggcaccaccacccactcCCCGCTGTCGGTTCCTTGATCAGGCGCGGTGGCGGAGGCATCCTTGGTCGATTCTGTGTTGCCCATGGGAACATCCTCTCCGAGGACAGCAGAAGTGTCGTTGGAAGCTGGAGCCTCAGTCTCCTCGGGGATGGTTGGAGGAATCGGTGCAGGCGAGGGCGCATTCACGTTGGCAGGGGTTCCAGCCGTTGAATTAAGGTGAGTCTGCGGCGTAGGGAAGTTGTTCAGCGGAGTGGAGTTGGCGGAGAACCCGGTGTGCAACTCATCCAGGAGTCCTGCCGCAGTTCCGCCCATATCGATGTCCGAGTCACCCACCATCACCCCGCTATGATTAGAGCCCGCCTGCGATGGCCGTCGCGATTCTGGAGCACCCGCGTCAATGCCAGCAGCCTGCGCCGGAGAGCTTGCCCGGGGCGGGGCGGGTGAAGGTTCCTTGATGGGCTCCGGAGCGGGCTCCTGAAAACCACCGTCTTGTATCCGGTGGACATTATGAAGAACTTCGATGTGTCGGCCAAGGTTGGCTTCAACCTGGGCCACGATCTCGTCCACCTTCTTGTTGTGCTTTTGCGACCATGACCCGTTGTTGTCGTCCGAATCTGTGTAGTGGCCCTCGATGCGCCATGGCTCCGGACCACGTTCCTGGATGGAGTTCTTAACATCCTTCTCGGCATCCACATATACCGAGCTAGTCTTGAGACTGGCCATGTTCTTGGCATGTTCCGCTttcatcttctccatctcggccttcGTTGCCTCAAGATGCTCCTGGACTCTTTTCCTGAACTCATCGGCTAGTCCAGGCTCCAGACGACCAATGTACGGTTTTTGAGGTGGTTCGGTGAGCGCGTTCGCACTCTGCGCAGAGAAGATTCCGTCAGTCAGAGGCGCCAACTCTCCCTTGAGCCCAAGACCAAGATCAGGTGGTGCGATCTGACTAAGGGCGTAAGGGGAAGACACAATTTCCTCCATCCACTCGTGGTTCTGCTGATACCGCGCGAAGGATATGTCCCTAGGAGTCAGGTGGTCAAAAAGATCtttctcgagctcctcatCGTCGTGCAGGGGCTCGGCATGGGCTAGAGcctgctgatgctgctgtgcctgtgcctgtgcctgcgcttgttggcggccgcggcgaccTTGAGGACCGGCTGGGGGATAGGCCATCTGCTGCGGAACACGCCGTGACTGTGCCGGCGGGTTATACATTTGTGGCCGTCCACCGTTGCGGGGAAATTGAATTTGGGGCCAACTGGCGCGATCCGAGAGCATGAAGTCTTTGCGAGCAATCTGGCCACACTTCTGGAGGTGATTACGGGTCGCCATAATGTGCTGGGTCTCTTGGGAAACGGGTATCAGGTTGACCGGAACGCGGTCGGGAGGGTCGGAAGGGCCATAATGAACGATCCAAAGACTGATATCCGGCTGCGGCGCGTTCATGACGCCGGTCTGCGACGGCACAAGCCGAAATCTGCGACGCGCGTGCATGGCAACCTGCTCGCCGGGTACGAAACCTGACTTAACGTAGTGAATTTCGAGAGACTGTGCTCATGGTCAGATCGTTAGACTTCGACAATGCGGCAAGGTGCGTACCAGTCCGTTTCCAACATCCTGTCTATGGTATTGCTCGGGGCCCCATATCATTCCGTCGCTCGCGAAATTTGTTCCAAGCCTCTTGAGGGGTTGCCATGTAAGGTACACTTGGCCATCGCGGGGTCGGTCGAGGTAGGTCCAGAAGAAGGGAGCTTTGTCTTTCGCAACTTGGGGCGCAGCCATCAGCCATTTAGTAACTTGGTTCAGGTCAACACGCGCCTGGTCGGCATAATGATTGGCAGATATAAGATGAGCGTGATTCAGCTACAGAAGTATAAGCGAGAAGGTCATTAAAGGGTAGATCAAGCTACTGACGAGCTCCTGATCAATTCCGTCACTCGGGTCCTGCGCCATGGTGGAtcgcggtcgaggacgcAATGTGCGAGGCtgatgggtgggtggtgcTGACACGCAGTGGTCTGGAGCGCAAAGCTGATAACAGTCGCCTCGGTGTGCGCTTGAGTACAAGGAGGATTGTGGTCGTAAAACAAGCTCGATGGGCGACGTCGCGACGAATTGAAAGGCTGCTGTTGATGAAGGGTGATTTGGACTGTTGGCCGGCTCGTG includes these proteins:
- a CDS encoding Duf1750 domain containing protein codes for the protein MAQDPSDGIDQELLNHAHLISANHYADQARVDLNQVTKWLMAAPQVAKDKAPFFWTYLDRPRDGQVYLTWQPLKRLGTNFASDGMIWGPEQYHRQDVGNGLSLEIHYVKSGFVPGEQVAMHARRRFRLVPSQTGVMNAPQPDISLWIVHYGPSDPPDRVPVNLIPVSQETQHIMATRNHLQKCGQIARKDFMLSDRASWPQIQFPRNGGRPQMYNPPAQSRRVPQQMAYPPAGPQGRRGRQQAQAQAQAQQHQQALAHAEPLHDDEELEKDLFDHLTPRDISFARYQQNHEWMEEIVSSPYALSQIAPPDLGLGLKGELAPLTDGIFSAQSANALTEPPQKPYIGRLEPGLADEFRKRVQEHLEATKAEMEKMKAEHAKNMASLKTSSVYVDAEKDVKNSIQERGPEPWRIEGHYTDSDDNNGSWSQKHNKKVDEIVAQVEANLGRHIEVLHNVHRIQDGGFQEPAPEPIKEPSPAPPRASSPAQAAGIDAGAPESRRPSQAGSNHSGVMVGDSDIDMGGTAAGLLDELHTGFSANSTPLNNFPTPQTHLNSTAGTPANVNAPSPAPIPPTIPEETEAPASNDTSAVLGEDVPMGNTESTKDASATAPDQGTDSGEWVVVPKGGTSPDPAVAPGTGTTEGDEPKPAAKASSAAGTPTETQTPGGFSSLGDLDSAGDAMASYGASIGDGLDINMEMEDSAFGDAFHGVSSNDTPGNQSEGGA